CCACCGAATAGCCGGTCGTGGCGTTTTGCATGCCTGGGCCGAAGGTGCCTGCCATCGCGGCAGAGTTGACTACATCGCGCAGCGCCCCGCCGATAAAGATCGATAAGCCGGCGGCCGTGGCCTGCGCTGCACCCCATGCCCCAAGGGCAAGCCCCTTACCGGCGAGACTGCCTGTTTCCAGGGTCATGGCGGCGGTGAGTGTCGAGATAGCAAACAGGCCGGAGCCGAGACCGATGCCAAAAGCCCCTGCAAAAAACAATGTACTGCTATCTAGCGGAGCTGCAAAAACTACACCGCAAAACGCCACGATCCCGATCAAAAGACCCCGTGCAGACATCATGTAAGTGTCCATGCCTGCCTTGAGCCACCGCGCAGCGAAACCGAAACCGATTAGCGCGCCAAACGCCCACATTGCAGTGAGCAAGGTGGTAGCCGAGACTGAAAGCCCCAATACTTCACCGCCATAAGGCTCCAGCAGGACATCCTGCATATTGAACGCGAGCGTGCCAAGAAAGACGGCGACCAACAGCCGCTTTGCGTTGTTGTTGGAGGTCAGATCACGCCAGGCCTCGCCGAATGTAGGCTTGACAGCTTCGCGCTCGGCCTTTGTCATCGGGTTCATTCGTTCCTGCTTCCACAGGGCTACGACATTGAGAATGACGGTGACAACAGCAGTGCCCTGTACAACCTGAATGAGGCGTAGCTGGCTGAAATCGCTCAGCAAGGTGCCGATAATGATGGCAGAGACTGCCATGCCGACCAGCAGCATTACATACAAAAGGGCAACAACCTGGGGCCGCGTCTCGTCCGTTGCACGATCCGCCGCCAGTGCCAGACCTGCGGTTTGCGTCATGTGCATGCCCAGTCCGGTAAGCAGGAAGGCGAGGGCTGCACCAACTTCACCTGCCCATGCTGGACCGGCAGCTTGTTCGCCGTTCAAAAGCAACAGGCCAAAAGGCATGATCGCAAAACCGCCGAACTGCCAGAGTGAGCCGAACCAGAGATAGGGGATACGCTTCCAACCGATGGCAGAGCGGTAAGTGTCAGAACGAAATCCGAGAAGGGCGCGAAACGGGGCGACCAGAACGGGAATGGCGATCATGATCGCCACAATCCATGCCATCACGCCCAACTCGACGATCATCACGCGGTTGAGCGTGCCGAGCAGCATCACCGAGGCCATCCCGACCGAGACCTGAAACAGCGACATGCGCATCAATTGACCCAGTGGCAAATCATCACTTATCGCGTCCGCAAAAGGCAGCGAGCGCAGTGAGAGAGCCTTCAAACCTTTCTTGGTCGGGATCATCATGATCTGAATTCCAGTGCGTTAGAGATGTAGAAGCCGGAGGTAACCCGGCCCAGATCGCGCAGCTTTCCGCGCTTGAGCTTGCTCGCGATGGAGGCGGGCGTGTGCGGCACCATCGTAGGAGAGCGATCGGCACGAGGAAAAAGTTTGCCTGCGCGCCACATAAGCATCAGCAGTGGTGTGCGCGGAGCCACGGTAAAGATCATCTTTCCCGACAGGCGGGGCGCTATACCTGCCAAGATGTCGGAAATATCTTCGGCTGTGTAATAGATCATGCTGTCCATCGCGACGACATGATCGAACGACCCCAACGCCGGATTAAGCATGTCGCCGGCGGAAAAGTTGACCTTTGACGCGACTGCGGTAGGCGTGCGATTGTTCGCGATATCAACAAGTTGGGGGGAAATATCAACGCCGGTCACATCGGCGCCTCGGGCGGCAAGTTCAAACGCCAGCGCGCCTGTGCCACAGCCCGCATCAAGAATGCGTGCACCGCGCAGATCGCTTGGTAGGGCTGCGATGATGTTTGCACGCATCTGGTCGCGCCCTTTGCGCACCGTCGCACGGATGCCCGACACGGGGGCGTCAGATGTCAGACGCTCCCATGTCTGGGTTGCGGTACGGTCAAAGTAAGTCTCGACGCGTGCTCTGGTGGCCTCGTAGGTCATCAATCAAATCCAAGCAGATCAAAGATTTCGCGATCGGGTAGGGATTTTGGCGCCAAAGGATCGGTACCTGCCCACAAGGTCTGCGCCAGACGGATATACTCGGCCTGAACGGCGGCGATATCGTCGTCCAGATCCATCTCGAACAAGGTTTTCTTCTTGAGGCGGGAACGACGGATGGCATCAAGATCGGGCAAGTGCGCCAGACGGTTGAAGCCGACAGTTTCGCAATAGCGGTCGACCTCGTTGGTGTCCTTGGAGCGGTTGGCGACACATCCTGCCAGCCGGACCTTGTAATTGGAGGACTTTGCCTCGACTGCCGCGATGATGCGGTTCATTGCATAGATGCTGTCGAAATCATTGGCGGTGACAATGAGCGCACGGTCTGCGTGCTGCAAGGGTGCTGCAAAACCACCACACACCACATCTCCGAGCACATCGAAAATCACCACATCAGTATCTTCGAGCAGGTGGTGCTGCTTGAGCAGTTTCACGGTCTGGCCGACTACATAGCCGCCGCAACCTGTACCGGCGGGCGGGCCGCCGGCCTCGACGCATTTCACGCCGCCGTAGCCCTCAAATACGAAATCCTCGGCGCGCAACTCTTCGGGGTGGAAATCTACCTCTTTAAGGATGTCGATCACCGTGGGAATCAAGCGACCCGTCAGCGTGAAAGTGCTGTCATGTTTGGGATCACACCCGATTTGCAGCACGCGTTTGCCCATCTTCGAAAACGCGGCCGAGAGATTTGAGGAAGTCGTGGACTTCCCGATACCGCCCTTGCCGTAAACGGCAAAAACCTTCGCGCCTTCGATCTGGTCGGCGGTATCAAGCTGTACCTGAACAGAGCCTTCTCCGTCCTGACCGCGTAGTTGCGGAATGCCTTTATCAAGTGGGCTCATGTTGGTCTCCCTAAATTCAAAATCGGTGAGGTCATTCGGCTGCAATGCCCTCGAGTTGGTCTTCTATTGCGTCGGCTGCGTTTTGCAGCGCGGCGAGTGTGGCGTCGTCAGGTGTCCAGTATTTGCGATCGGATGCTTCCAGCAGGCGGTTGGCCATACGCATGGATGCCTGCGGGTTAAGATCCGACAGGCGTTTTCGCATCGCCTCATCGAGTACGAATGTCTCGCTCAGGCGCTGGTAAATCCATGGATCGACCTTGCCTGTGGTGGCGGACCAGCCAACGGTATTGGTGATGTTTGCCTCAAGGATACGCACACCTTCATGGCCGTGCTTGAGCAGCGGCTCGTAGAATGCGGGGTTCAGATTGCGCGCGCGTGTCTCGAGCGAGACTTGATCGCGCAGGGTCCGAACCTTGGTGCCGCCAGTTGTCTGGTCGCCGATATAGACGGGCAGTTCCTTGCCGCCCTGAGCGCGTTTGACAGCTGTGGCGATGCCGCCCAGCGTGTCGAAATAATGATCGACAGACGTCACTCCCAACTCGACCGATTCAAGGTTCTGATAGGCCAGATCAACTTGCTTGAGGGTATCTTCAAGGAGTGCGGTTTGCTGGCTCGCCTCGCCATCGGTGCCATACGCGAAACTCTTGCGCGCTTGGTAGGCATCGGCCAACTCGCTCTCGTCCTCGAAGGCCGAGCTGTCAACAAGCTGGTTCACGTTGGAGCCATAGGCACCTTCGGCATTTGAGAAGACGCGCAAAGCGGCGGTTTTCATATCGCAGCCGTTCGTTTCCATAAACGCCAGCGCGTGGGCGCGGATCGGGTTATATTCATGCGGCTCGTCAGCCATCGCACATTGGTAGGCTGCATCGGCCAGCAGTTTGGTCTGGAGTGGCAGCAGATCACGAAAGATGCCCGACAAGGTCATAATCACGTCAATGCGCGGGCGGCCAAGCTCTGCCAAAGGTACAAGGTTGGCGCCACATAGGCGACCATGTGCATCGAACCGTGCGGTGCAACCCATCAGACTCAGCGCTTGTGCGATCGGTCCGCCATTCGATTTGATATTGTCGCTGCCCCACAGGACCAATGCCACGGTGCGCGGCATGCAATTATGGGTGCGCAATAGCTCGTCGGCCTGCTTTTTGCCGCTCATCATCGCTTCGGCAGTTGGCATGCGGAAAGGATCAAACGCGTGGATGTTGCGGCCCGTTGGCAGGATGTCCGGCGCGCGGATCACATCGCCACCGTGCACAGGCGCGATGTACTGAGCGTTAAGAGCTCGCATAAGTGCGGGTAATTCTGCATCCTCACTCAAATGGCGCTTCGCTGCCTTACGCTCTTCGGCGTTGGAAAAGCTCATCTGGTTCAGGGTCGTTTCGATATTCTCGGGCGTGCCGGTGCGGCCAACGATGTGTAGACCCTCGGGAATCAGGCTCGCCTCGGTTTCCAGCAACGTCAGCCACATGGCATTGATGTTGCTGGCGTCCATATCCACTGCTTCGGCCTGTGCGGAAATAAGTTCTTCAAGGTCGCTCCGGTCTGTTCCGGGGGCAGTGCTACGCCACTGGTTTAACGACTCCTTTAGGGATGTCAGACCCTTATACAGACCCGCATTTTGAAGTGGTGGTGTGAGGTAGGTGACTGTTGTGGCGCCAATGCGGCGCTTGGCCAGTGTCGCCTCGGAGGGGTTGTTGGCGGCGTAAAGATAGATGTTCGGCAGGTTGCCCATCATCCGGTCGGGCCAGCATTTTGCGCCGACGCCGTTCTGCTTGCCGGGCATAAACTCCAGCGCGCCGTGCATTCCGAAATGTAGAACAACATCTGCTTTCAGGTCATGTTTGACGTATTGATAGAAGGCGTTGAACGAATGGGTCGGGGCAAAGCCGCGCTCGAACAACAGGCGCATTGGATCGCCCTCATAGCCGAAGGTTGGCTGGATGCCGACAAACACTTTGCCGAAATGTGCGCCGAGGATAAATACTTCGCGGCCATTTGCCTGAATTTTGCCAGGCGCAGGGCCCCACACGGCTTCGATTTCTGACAGCCATGGCGTGCGTTTTACGAGTTGGTCAGCGCTCACAGTAGTGGCAACATTGGCCTCTTGGCCGTAAATCTCGCGGTTGCCGTGAAGAACAACCTCGCGCAACTCTTCTACTGTGGCGGGGGGGCTCACGTCATATCCGCTGCGCCTCATCTCGTGCAGGGTATTATGGAGGCTTTCGAATACCGACAGATAGGCAGCAGTGCCCGCAGCGCCGGCATTTGGAGGAAAACCAAACAGTACAATCGCGGCGGTTTTATCAGCGTTGCGTTGGCGGCGCAGAAGCCCGAGGCGCATGGCCTTGTCTACCAGCGCGTCGATCCGCTCGGGGCAGGGGGCCATGGCTTTGACGGCACCGATTGCGTTGCATTGCACGGCGCAACCGTCACACCCGTCTGCACCGTGACGGCCCGCAAAAACGGTCGGATTTGTTGCGCCGTCCAACTCGGGCAGTGCAATCAGCATTGTGGTCTCGATAGGGCTGAGGCCCTGACCGCCAGCGGCCCATTGCGCCAGCGTTTGAAATTCCAGTGGCTGCGCGTTGAGATATGGGACGTCCAGTGTTTTGAGCGCGATAACAGCTGCTTCGCTGTCGTTATAAGCAGGCCCACCGACAAGCGAGAAGCCGGTCAACGAGACAAGCGCGTCAACGCGGCCCAAGTGGTACGCATCCATTGCAGGGCGACCGTCCAGACCACCCGCAAAGCCGGCAATCACGCGGCAACCGCGTGCCTCGAACGTGCGAATGACGTGATCGTAATGCGCGGTATCCGCCGCAAGGATATAGCTGCGTAACATCAGGATGCCGATTGTAGGGCCGTCTCCTTTTATCGGCAATTTCGCTAGATCGGTGGTGATGTGCATTCCCGGAAGGTCAGGATGATAGAGACCACATTCAGGGTATTCCACGGGCTCGGGGGCTTTAATCCCGCGCCATTCAGAGACGGATGTATAGCGCCCGATCAAGAACCGGATCATGTTTTCGATATTGGCGTCGGAACCACCGAGCCAGTACTGCATGGACAAAAACCACGCGCGCAAGTCTTGGCTTTTGCCGGGGATCAGTTTGAGAATTTTGGGG
Above is a window of Sulfitobacter guttiformis DNA encoding:
- a CDS encoding PucC family protein — translated: MIPTKKGLKALSLRSLPFADAISDDLPLGQLMRMSLFQVSVGMASVMLLGTLNRVMIVELGVMAWIVAIMIAIPVLVAPFRALLGFRSDTYRSAIGWKRIPYLWFGSLWQFGGFAIMPFGLLLLNGEQAAGPAWAGEVGAALAFLLTGLGMHMTQTAGLALAADRATDETRPQVVALLYVMLLVGMAVSAIIIGTLLSDFSQLRLIQVVQGTAVVTVILNVVALWKQERMNPMTKAEREAVKPTFGEAWRDLTSNNNAKRLLVAVFLGTLAFNMQDVLLEPYGGEVLGLSVSATTLLTAMWAFGALIGFGFAARWLKAGMDTYMMSARGLLIGIVAFCGVVFAAPLDSSTLFFAGAFGIGLGSGLFAISTLTAAMTLETGSLAGKGLALGAWGAAQATAAGLSIFIGGALRDVVNSAAMAGTFGPGMQNATTGYSVVYHIEIGLLFATLIAVGPLVRTRRNTTSQAGRVGLADFPT
- the bchM gene encoding magnesium protoporphyrin IX methyltransferase; this translates as MTYEATRARVETYFDRTATQTWERLTSDAPVSGIRATVRKGRDQMRANIIAALPSDLRGARILDAGCGTGALAFELAARGADVTGVDISPQLVDIANNRTPTAVASKVNFSAGDMLNPALGSFDHVVAMDSMIYYTAEDISDILAGIAPRLSGKMIFTVAPRTPLLMLMWRAGKLFPRADRSPTMVPHTPASIASKLKRGKLRDLGRVTSGFYISNALEFRS
- the bchL gene encoding ferredoxin:protochlorophyllide reductase (ATP-dependent) iron-sulfur ATP-binding protein, whose protein sequence is MSPLDKGIPQLRGQDGEGSVQVQLDTADQIEGAKVFAVYGKGGIGKSTTSSNLSAAFSKMGKRVLQIGCDPKHDSTFTLTGRLIPTVIDILKEVDFHPEELRAEDFVFEGYGGVKCVEAGGPPAGTGCGGYVVGQTVKLLKQHHLLEDTDVVIFDVLGDVVCGGFAAPLQHADRALIVTANDFDSIYAMNRIIAAVEAKSSNYKVRLAGCVANRSKDTNEVDRYCETVGFNRLAHLPDLDAIRRSRLKKKTLFEMDLDDDIAAVQAEYIRLAQTLWAGTDPLAPKSLPDREIFDLLGFD
- a CDS encoding cobaltochelatase subunit CobN; this translates as MRDEFSVPTYNFVIITLDRHAAGPAARVAPMLAMDFPGLNVKIHAAAEWEKSPAALQDALADIETANIVVNCVLFLEDHVRAILPALKERRDALDALVGVVSDQEITQLTRMGDLDMSRPASGAMGLLKKLKPSKSSGKSGAGQMKMLRRIPKILKLIPGKSQDLRAWFLSMQYWLGGSDANIENMIRFLIGRYTSVSEWRGIKAPEPVEYPECGLYHPDLPGMHITTDLAKLPIKGDGPTIGILMLRSYILAADTAHYDHVIRTFEARGCRVIAGFAGGLDGRPAMDAYHLGRVDALVSLTGFSLVGGPAYNDSEAAVIALKTLDVPYLNAQPLEFQTLAQWAAGGQGLSPIETTMLIALPELDGATNPTVFAGRHGADGCDGCAVQCNAIGAVKAMAPCPERIDALVDKAMRLGLLRRQRNADKTAAIVLFGFPPNAGAAGTAAYLSVFESLHNTLHEMRRSGYDVSPPATVEELREVVLHGNREIYGQEANVATTVSADQLVKRTPWLSEIEAVWGPAPGKIQANGREVFILGAHFGKVFVGIQPTFGYEGDPMRLLFERGFAPTHSFNAFYQYVKHDLKADVVLHFGMHGALEFMPGKQNGVGAKCWPDRMMGNLPNIYLYAANNPSEATLAKRRIGATTVTYLTPPLQNAGLYKGLTSLKESLNQWRSTAPGTDRSDLEELISAQAEAVDMDASNINAMWLTLLETEASLIPEGLHIVGRTGTPENIETTLNQMSFSNAEERKAAKRHLSEDAELPALMRALNAQYIAPVHGGDVIRAPDILPTGRNIHAFDPFRMPTAEAMMSGKKQADELLRTHNCMPRTVALVLWGSDNIKSNGGPIAQALSLMGCTARFDAHGRLCGANLVPLAELGRPRIDVIMTLSGIFRDLLPLQTKLLADAAYQCAMADEPHEYNPIRAHALAFMETNGCDMKTAALRVFSNAEGAYGSNVNQLVDSSAFEDESELADAYQARKSFAYGTDGEASQQTALLEDTLKQVDLAYQNLESVELGVTSVDHYFDTLGGIATAVKRAQGGKELPVYIGDQTTGGTKVRTLRDQVSLETRARNLNPAFYEPLLKHGHEGVRILEANITNTVGWSATTGKVDPWIYQRLSETFVLDEAMRKRLSDLNPQASMRMANRLLEASDRKYWTPDDATLAALQNAADAIEDQLEGIAAE